In the Quercus lobata isolate SW786 chromosome 5, ValleyOak3.0 Primary Assembly, whole genome shotgun sequence genome, one interval contains:
- the LOC115988323 gene encoding F-box protein CPR1-like, translating to MAKTHILLSEQENLLSMASSSASNSHIPLELTLNILHHLPVKSLVRFLCISKQWRHLISSQDFIKKHLKLSIESNRDCGIILRHFDDSDFLRFLFAPLFDNNQFGNAVEIHSALQLHILHHCDGLVCLSDEKDEVAIWNPLIRKYRKLPRELVEKPSGFEHCTRAFAFGYDPQNDDYKVLRVVEFYNAKRHLTEFEVKAYSLKAQSWKKVEEQWPDKKLSLNPGSASLNGAVHWLVDAPQSKIESLIAFDLATEKFRFYKAPDQPDDEERVFPALEVLGRYLCYSVLVNHNDTTYHEVWLMKEYGVESSWTQIYRIGQGEVPGIFAYRPLMFSKNGKEVLLEEAREHYMNLVWYDMENKTGQRVENRSFPCGFTASICTGSLLLLDGDNVIDPRNEIPSEGLNLLVEALYELMFEL from the exons ATGGCCAAAACCCATATCCTTCTCTCTGAACAAGAAAATCTTTTGTCAATGGCATCCTCCTCCGCTTCCAATTCTCATATACCGCTAGAGCTAACCCTCAATATACTACACCATTTACCAGTCAAGTCTCTTGTCCGCTTCCTCTGCATTTCTAAGCAATGGCGCCATTTAATCAGCAGCCAAGATTTCATCAAGAAGCATCTCAAGCTCTCCATCGAGTCCAACAGAGACTGTGGCATCATCCTCCGGCACTTCGATGACTCTGATTTCTTACGCTTCCTCTTCGCTCCTTTATTCGACAACAACCAGTTCGGAAACGCCGTTGAAATTCACTCGGCCCTACAGCTCCACATCTTGCACCATTGCGACGGCTTGGTTTGCCTCTCTGACGAGAAAGACGAGGTCGCAATATGGAACCCGTTGATCAGAAAGTATAGGAAATTGCCTCGAGAACTGGTTGAGAAGCCTTCTGGTTTCGAGCATTGCACCAGGGCATTCGCTTTCGGCTATGATCCGCAGAACGATGACTATAAGGTGTTGAGGGTCGTAGAATTTTACAATGCTAAGAGGCATTTAACAGAGTTTGAAGTCAAGGCATATAGTCTTAAAGCGCAGTCTTGGAAAAAGGTTGAAGAACAATGGCCTGACAAGAAACTCTCGTTAAATCCGGGTTCCGCGTCTCTGAATGGAGCTGTGCATTGGTTAGTTGATGCTCCTCAATCTAAAATCGAATCGCTTATTGCTTTCGACCTTGCCACTGAGAAGTTTCGGTTCTATAAGGCGCCGGATCAACCAGACGACGAAGAACGTGTGTTCCCTGCTTTGGAAGTGTTGGGAAGATACCTCTGTTATTCTGTTCTTGTGAACCATAACGACACTACTTATCACGAAGTTTGGCTGATGAAAGAATATGGGGTAGAGAGTTCTTGGACACAGATTTATAGAATTGGGCAAGGTGAAGTGCCTGGGATTTTTGCGTATAGGCCGCTAATGTTTTCCAAGAATGGCAAGGAGGTCTTGTTGGAGGAGGCACGAGAGCACTATATGAATCTTGTTTGGTATGACATGGAAAACAAAACAGGCCAGAGGGTAGAGAATCGGAGTTTTCCTTGTGGGTTTACAGCGTCAATTTGTACCGGCAGCCTTCTTTTGCTTGATGGTGATAATGTGATTGATCCGAG AAATGAAATTCCATCAGAGGGTCTTAATCTGTTGGTGGAAGCATTGTATGAATTAATGTTTGAGCTTTGA